In Mucilaginibacter inviolabilis, a genomic segment contains:
- a CDS encoding DoxX family protein, protein METTQSLQPAIKNSKASFITGTVISVLCILFLLFDSIGKIVRYSESVSGTKQLGWSETAVQPLGIILLICTILYIIPKTKVLGSILLTAYLGGATATMMRVGFPLYFSIIFGILVWVGAYLTNSKLRDLIPLVK, encoded by the coding sequence ATGGAAACTACTCAATCACTACAACCTGCAATTAAAAACAGTAAAGCATCATTTATTACCGGTACAGTTATCAGTGTACTTTGTATACTATTCCTGCTATTTGACTCCATAGGTAAAATAGTACGCTATAGCGAATCCGTTAGCGGTACCAAACAATTAGGCTGGTCCGAAACTGCCGTGCAACCCCTGGGCATTATTTTATTGATTTGCACCATACTGTACATCATACCAAAGACTAAAGTATTAGGATCAATCTTACTTACCGCTTATCTGGGTGGGGCTACCGCTACGATGATGCGCGTTGGGTTCCCGCTTTATTTCTCCATCATATTTGGCATACTGGTATGGGTAGGCGCTTATCTCACCAATAGCAAACTGCGAGACCTGATACCGTTGGTTAAATAA